One Metamycoplasma gateae genomic window, AAAAAATAAAAGAAAATGGTTCGGGATTATTAATTGCATTTGATAAGGATATTGAAGCAATTAATGAGTCAAGGCCAATACTTGAAAAAATAAGTAATTCATTCAAAATAATAAAAAGTGATTTTAGATATTTAAAAGAACATCTTGAATCAAATAATATTAAAAAAGTTGATGGAATATTAGCTGACTTAGGAGTTTCAAGTCCTCAATTAGACAAAATTGAAAGAGGATTTTCTTATTCACAAAATACTAAGTTAGATATGAGAATGGATTTAGATTCAACCTTAGATGCTAATGAAATAATAAATAATTGAGATGAAGAAAAAATAGCAAAGATTTTATACGAATATGGTGATGTAAAACTATATAAATTAGTTGCGAAATCAATTGTACAAAATCGCCCTATTAATACTTCTTTCCAATTAAACGAAATTATTAAAAAAGCACTTCCAGCTAAAGTTATTCGTCAAAAAAATCCATCAAAAGCAGTTTTTCAAGCAATAAGAATTGCAGTAAATGATGAACTAAATGCATTAGATGAATTATTAAATCAATTAAGCGATTTATTAAATATAAATGGCAAAATTGCAATCATAACATTCCACAGCAAGGAAGATGCAAAAGTTAAGAAGTTTTTCCAAAATCTTAATTACAAAGATCCAAAACTAAAAAAATTACCAATTCAAGACGACTTGAAGTGAAAACAAAAAATTATTTTTCCAGGTGAAATTGAATTGCAAAATAACAAAAGATCACACAGTGCAAAATTAAGAGTAATCACAAAAATAGGCTAATTTATATGAAAAAAAGTGTTGTTGTTGCTTACAAAATTGAAGATAATTTAATTTCGGTGGAAGTTATTGAACAAAATCACATCGGGAAAGTTTTAATTTATTCAAAAACAAGAAACAGCAACCTATTTAACCTATTTGAATACGATAATTTTATTGCAGAAACAAAAAACGAAATTGAATCAATTATTAAATCAAAAATTAAAGATGTAATAATAATATTAAAGAATTCTTCTAATTTATTAATACATAAAAAAATAGTATCTAATAATGAAATAAACAATAATTTTAATGAAAATGAAATAGCTAAAAAACTTTATTTATTCCAAAAGTCAAATAACTTATATTTATTTGATTATCTATATTTAAATAATACTAATAAAAATTTAATCGCCCTAAGATTATTGGATTGAAATATTGCAAAAAATATTTTTATTCTATTTAAGAAAAATAATTTAAATGTTTTAAGAATGTTTGATTATGATTATTTAAAAAATATTTCATTTGATTTTACAAATGAACAAAGAATAGCTAGCTTTGTAAGTTTAGAAGATCAATGCTTGAAAATTGAAATATTAAAAAATAAAGTAAGTATTCTAATTAAAACCTTTGATTTAGGAATTAAATATTTAGTAAAACTTATTTCAAATGAGTTAAATATAGATTTTAATAAAGCTTTCATCAAGTTTAATTTATGAGCTTTGAACCTGCATGCAGGGGATAGTAAAAAAATTGATCTTGTTGTAGAAAAATACTTAAATTTAGTTGAAAAAGAGATTAATATATTTTTAATACAAAATAAAATAGAATTATTTAAAAAGCAAATTTTATTTTCATCAACATTTAATTTATTAAAAAGTAATTTATTTAAAAACATAACCGTTAATAATGAATTTGAAAAAAATAATAAATTAATCAGTAGTGAAATGTTAGGAATTTTAACTTTAATAGACAATAAAGTAAATACTATTAAGGAAATGACTATAACATCTGAACTTTTTGTAGTTAATGAAACAAATAACAATGTAAAAAATTATTTATTTAATTACAAAAAATAGACTTATTCATAAAATTTTAAAACTTAAATAAATTTTATTTAGAAAGGAGCAACATAATGGGAAATATAGAAAATTTTAATTCAGTTGCTACTATCAAAGTTATTGGTGTTGGTGGTGGTGGAAATAATAGTATTCAAAGTTTATTAGATACTAAAATTGATGGTCTAGAGTTTGTAGTTGCTAATACAGATAAGCAAGTATTAGATAGATTTGATAAATCTTTAACTTTACAACTTGGAGACAAAAGAGGAATTGGTGCAGGTGCAAACCCTGAAGTAGGTAAAAAAGCAGCTGAACATTCAATTCACGAAATAAAAGAAAAAATTAAAAATGCAAATCTTGTTGTTATAACAGCTGGTATGGGTGGTGGAACCGGAACTGGGGCAGCACCTGTAATTGCAAAAGTAGCCAAAGAGCAAGGCTCACTAGTAATAGCTATTGTAACTACGCCATTTGATTTTGAAGGCGGAAAAAGAATAAGAGTTGCAAAAGACGGATTAGAAGAATTAAAAAAATATGTTGATTCATATGTTGTTATTTCAAACGACAAGCTTATTGAAAAATACGGTGACATTTCTTTTAGAGATGCATTTAAATATTCAGATAATATTGTTAAACAATTTATAAGAACTATTGTTGATATTATAGCAGTACCAGGTTTTATAAACCTTGATCTTGCAGATTTAGAAACATTAATTAAAAATTGCGGTGAAACTGTAATAGGTATTGGTGATGGAAATGGTGATAATGCTGCTCAAAAAGCTATGCTAAAAGCAATCAATAGCCCTATTTTAGAAAGTAGCATTAAAGGGATTACAAAAGCTATTGTATACTTTACATCTTCAAATAAACTTTCATTAAAAGATTTCAAAAAGGCAATCGATGAGTTAAAATCAGTTGCTGGTCAAAATATTGATATCATATTCGGCGTTGGCTCTCCTGTTAATGAAAATTCAGAAAAACTTGGTGAAATTTATGTTTCAGTTATTGCTACAGGAATTAAACAAAAAGCTGAGAATAACGACTTTCAATTAACTGAAAACAAATTCAAAGAAAATTACGCTTCTATTGAAGAAACAAGTGATTTTCTAACTAAGTTTCCAAACGAAAAAATAGAAATATCATCATTGGAATTAAGTGATTTTAACGATGATGATAGCAATGACTCAATTTGTAAAAATTTTAGAAATTAAATGATGTAAGAAATTAAATTTATATAAATTTACAAAAAGATCAAAAGAGCCTGATGGCTCTTTTTTTATATATAATTTTAATTATGTATAAATTTTTTTGTGAAAGTAAAGAAAACGATTATTTTATATTAGATGAAGAAACTCAAAAACATTTAAAAGTTATAAGAATAAAAGAACAAAATTTTTTAATAAATTACAATAATGATTTTTATTTATGTAATTTTGTTTTCCCAAATAAGGCAGTTATTAAAGAAAAATTAGATATTAATAATGAATTAGATTTTGAAATAATAGTAGCGCTCCCATTTATAAAACAAAATCATTTTGAAATTGCGCTACAGAAATGCGTGGAATTAGGAGCTACACAAATAATTCCTTTTGTTTCAAAATATACAGATAAATCTAATATAAATTTTGAAACTAAGAAAAATAGATATCAAAAAATAATTTTAGAAGCTAGTCAGCAATCTTTTAGAAACAAAATTCCTAAATTAGAAAACGTCTTAAATTATGAAGAAATTTTAAATATCAATATAAAAAATAAAATACTGGCTTACGAAAATAAAAAGGATAATAAGTTAAAAGTGATAAAAGAAGACACTTTATTAATAGTAGGTCCAGAAGGCGGATTTTCAAATGAAGAAATTGAAAAAGCTATTGATAAAAATGTTTCAATTGTAAGTTTAACAAAAACAATATTACGCACCGAAACAGCTATTATATATATGCTTTCAAAAATAATATAAACAAATTTTTTTCTGTTATAATTGATTAGCATAAATTTAGATTGCAATCAAAATTAAATATATTAAAAAAAGAAAGAGAAAGTATGCGTCAAACAACAATTATTAGAAAAGAATTAGTTGATAAAAAGTGATACATCATCGATGCAGCCAACGTACCTTTAGGTAGACTTTCAACTCTTGTAGCTTCAATCCTTCGTGGGAAAAATAAACCAACATTTACACCAAATGTTGATATGGGCGACAATGTAGTTGTTATTAATGCAAAAGATGTTCTTTTAACAGCTAAAAAAGATGAAAAGAAAATTTATTACCACCATACAGGATATCCTGGTGGATTAAAACAAATTACTGCTGCTGGATTAAGAGCAAAAAAACCAGAACTATTAGTAGAAAAAGCAGTTAGAGGAATGCTACCTCACACAAAATTAGGCCGTAAACAATTTAAAAACCTATATGTTTATGCAAACGCAGAACATAAACAAGTATCACAACAACCAACATTAATCGAGGTTAAATAATGGCAAATAAAATTAGATATTATGGTCTAGGACGTCGTAAGTCATCTGTTGCCAGAGTTTACTTAATTCCAGGTAAAGGAAATTTTGTAATTAATGGTAAAGAAGCAAAACAATACTTAAATTCAGATATCTTATTAAAAGATGCTTTAAGTCCATTTGCTGTTACCGAAACAGTAAATCAATTTGATGTTTTCGCAAACGTTAATGGTGGTGGTTTAACAGGTCAAGCTGGAGCTATCAGATTAGGTATTGCAAGAGGATTATTAGAAGCTTCTAATAATGAATATCGTAACAAATTAAAAGATGCCGGTTTCTTAACAAGAGATGCTCGTGTTAAAGAAAGAAAAAAATTCGGTTTGAGAAAAGCAAGAAGAGCAAGACAATTTTCAAAACGTTAATTTTTTTGTGGTATACTTATATGGGTTTTATCCCATATAGCTTATGCGAGCATAGCTCAGCTGGTTAGAGCACACGACTGATAATCGTGAGGTCGATGGTTCAAGTCCATTTGTTCGCACCATTTCAGGAAACTGATCAAGAACACGCTTAGACGTGTTTTTATTTTTTATGTTATAATTACAAACGAATACAAAGTATTCACTATTTAATACTTGGTGATAATCAAGATTATTGCTAGGTTTTGAAAGGAAATAAAATGGTTTCAAAAATTAGAAAAAGTGAATTAGTAAAGCAATTTGGTAGAAATGACAAAGATACAGGTTATTTACCTGTTCAAATAGCTATTTTAACTGAAGATATTGAGTCATTAAAAAAACACTTTGCTGTAAATAAAAAAGATTTACACTCAATGCGTGGATTCATGGCTAAAGTTAATCACCGTAAAGCGTTACTAAATCACTTAAAATCAGAAGATTATGCTTTATATCAAGCAACCATTAAAGCATTAAATATTAGAAAATAATATTAATGTATAAATTAATGTAATACCTAGCTTTGATAGCTAGGTTTTTTAATACTTTTTTATATAATTTTAATTTTTACTATTTATAGTAAAATTTTTACTATGATTAACATTATTTTATATCAACCTGAAATAAGCCCCAACACAGCAAATATAATTAGAACAACTTTTGCAGGAAAGGCAAAATTACACATAATTAAACCTATAGCATTTGATTTACATCCACATTGATTAAAAAGAAAAGCGGCAGGCCATTTTTTAAGTGAAATACAGCATGAAATTCATGATAATTATCAAAGATTTGTTGAAAAATATCATGATAAAAATATTTTCTATATCACTCGTTATGGATTACATAATTATGCAGAAATTAACTATAATGAATTATTAAAAAGTGATAAAGAAATTTGAATAATGTTTGGAACTGAGAGTACTGGTATTCCTAAAAAGATAATGCAAAATAAAATTGAAAATTGCTTAAGAATCCCGATGAACCCAGAGTGCAGAAGCTTAAATTTAGCAAATTCAGTAGCGATTGTTTTATATGAGATTCTTAGACAAAATAATTTTTCAAATTTATCATTATTTGAGGTTCAAAAAGGAAAAGATTTTATTTTAAAGAAAGATTAAATTTACTAAAAGGATAAATATGATTCATTGATTTCCAGGCCATATGGCTAAACAATTTAGACTACTTCAAGAAAAGCAAAAGTTATTTGACCTTTTTATTGTGGTTATGGATGCAAGATTACCAAAAAGCTCTTTTAACGAAGAGATTTTTAAAATTATTAATAATAAGCCAATTCTTTTTGTTTTTAATAAAGCAGATAAAGCAAACTTAGTCAAATTAAAGTCATTTATTTCTAAATACGAAAAGCGTGGTCAGGTTGTTATAACAAATTTAAAGAATAAAGATGGTTATAAAAAAATTAATACAGCATTAAACAATGAATATCAAAAATTTAAATTAAAGAATGATGCAAAAGGCAAATTAACACCTGCTTTAAAATGTGTTGTATTAGGTGTTCCAAACGTCGGAAAATCAACATTAATAAACACTATGTCTAAAACAAAATCCACTAAAGTAGGGGCTATTGCAGGGATTACAAGATCAGAACAATGAATTAATTGTAAAAATTATATGTTATTAGATACTCCCGGACTTTTGATGCCTAAAATCGAAAGTGATGAGGTTGGAGCTAAATTAGCTATAGTTGGTTCAATAAGACAAGAAGCCATTGATTTAAATGAATTAATTGTTGCATTATATTGTTTGATCTCGAAGTATTATCCCGAAAAGTTAGTTGAAATAAATTTAAAGCCTACTAAAAATGAAGAGGAAATATTTGATAATTTGTCTGAATATGCAAGATTAAATAACCTATTGCTAAAAAATGGGGTTTTAGATATTAAAAAAGGAATTAACCAATTAATAAATTACTTTAAAAATTTAGATAATGTTATTTTTGATATATATGAGGAAAATAAATAATTATGGCTGTTAAAGAAGAAACTAAATTTAAAATAAAATACGTTGCCCTTGGCGACGCTTTTTCAGCAGGATATAATTCTAAAATTGGGTTTCCTACAAATGGATTTTTAGACAATAATAATGAAATTAATGGATTGTGTTATCCATCAAATCTAGCAACATTATTTAAAAATGATAACAATTTTGAACTTGATAGCTTTTATAATTTTTCATTTTTAAATGGGTCGATTAATTTTTTAAAAGCGATTTATTCTAATGATAAAAAAATGTTGAAAAAAATGAGCAATAAACTGGATTTAATTCAGTCTGTCGATTGATTATCTTCAAATATTTTTAAAGGGTATTTCTCAAACTTTTTAAAAGATTGAAATATAAATAATAATGATTTCAATTTCTTTTTAAAAAAAATAAAAGAAGCAAATTTAATAACATTATCAGCAGGGTTTTATGATTTTTGAAAAAACTTACCCTTTAATGAAATTATTAGCTTACATAAATTCAGAAATGAAGTTAAAGATGAAGTGATTAAAGAAATTAAAATAAAAATAGATAGCTTGCAAGTTTCTATTCAAAATAATCTTATTGATTTAATTAATTGAATAAAAGAAATTAATAGAAATGCAAAAATTATTATTACAAATTATCCTCCATTACTTTTAAATTTAAAAACAGTAATTAATTCTTTTATAAATGTAGATAATAATGAATTTGACATTTATAATTTTTTACTTGAAAGTTTGGAAAAGATTGTTAAATTATCAGCTAAAAAAACTCAAGTTGATTTTATTGATATAAATGATGCTGATTATTGAAATCAAAATAAAGAATATTTATTTGAAAGTATTTTTTCAATATATCCAACAGAGAAAGGGTATAAAAAAATCGCATTTGATATTTATACCAAGTTGTTTATTAACGATAAAAAACTTTTAAATGATTTTAACAATATAACATTTAAAAAATCATATATAAGTGATAAAGCTTACTGAATTAAAGAACAAAAAGATTACATACCTATAAGCGAAACTACGGATAATATTTTTTTATTTAAAAATATCTATGGAAATAATAAAAATGAGAAAATATTTTCTCCAAATCCTACTGAATTAAAGCTTTTAAATAATCTAAATTCTGGAACTAAGATTAGTGATTTTATTTCTCTGTTTATAAGATATAAAAAATTCCTAATTAGTGATATTTCTAAAAAAATAATTAGTAATAAATTTAAAAAATCAGAAGAAACGTATGATAGTATAGAAAAGATATTAGATTTTTTAAATAACGAACAACGGTCAAAAGAAGCTATTTTAATACTATTAAAAAACCAAAAAATAGACAACATCCTATATATCATTGAAAAATCATTAGCAAATAAATACTTTGTCGATAATCAATCAATAGATTTTAATTTAATCAAAAAAGAAACTAGCCAAATTTTTAAAAAAGAACAAAATCTAGTTTATGATGTTCTAAAATACTTTTTCAGTTCGAGTTTAATTAAAGAATCAAAACATGATATCAAGGATATATTTAAATTATTAGTTAATGATTCGTTAAATACAACATTTTTAACATACCTTTTCAACATAAAAAATAATAAGAAATTTAAGAAAATCAAAAAATATTTATCATCTTTAAATTCTTTCAATGAATTGTTAGATTTTTTTATCGAATCATTAATAAATCATTCGGATATATATCTAAAATTGAATAATTTTGATGAACTATGAAAATATTTTATTGTTAAAAATAAATATAATTTATTGCATTTGTTTGATAAGATGTTTTTAGAGCTTACAGATGATGAAAAAATTGAAGAAACAGTTGATTTTTTCATTCAAGCTATTAAAAGTTCTATACGGTTAGAATTTGAAACTAAAGATTATAAAAACCTAAAAAATTCAATTAAAAATATCTTTATTATTTTTAAAAATAATCCTAAATATTTGAATAATATATTTTTAAAATTTTTAGATAATATTAAAAATTTCTCTTTGTATAATATGATTTTCCAACTTAAATCAAGAACAAAAAAAGCATTTAAGGTATCTAATTTTATTTCCTTAAATATATTTTTTATATCAGGGTTAAAAATTTTAAAAAATGCTTTAGTTATTAAAAAAATAATCAAAAAATATATAGTTTAAAAAATATGGGTTTGCCCCATCTTCCCAAAGAGAAAGTTCAAGTGCAACACAATGCCTTGGGCTTTTTTTATTATACATTTTATTTTTTTAAAATTAATAAATCAAAAAAAGTAAATAGAAAATATTCATTTTTTCAAATGAAGATAAGCATAATTTTATTATGTTAATTTTTGTTAATAATAATTATTTAATATATTCTAAATAGGTTTGTAATGGTGTCTTCCAATTTAATATTTCCCGCGTCATATTATTTATTTGTTTAACAACTGAGTCAAGTTTTTCTTGAGTTATAGTATTAAAGTTAAAACCTTTTTTGAATTCTCTTCTCAAAATTCCATTTCAATGTTCATTTGAGCCTCTTTGAAAAGATGCATAAGGTTCAGCTCTATAAATCTTTATATTTAATCATCTGGCTAAAATACCTATTTTTTCAAATTCAATACCATTGTCTACTGTTATTGTTTTTACTTCTAATTCATTATCTCTTATAATCTTTTTTAACTCTGAATTAATTATATTTGGTGATTTGCTTTGTATTATTTTTGCAAATCCTATTCTTGTTTTTCTTTCAGTTAAAGTTAAAACATTATTATATCCATTGGCTCTTTTTCCTAAAACTAGATCTGCTTCTCAGTGTCCAAATTCAAGTCTTAAATCTATAGATTTGGGTCTAGTTCATATTGGAAAAACATAATCAGCAGATTTTACAAGCCGTTTTATTACGGACGCTGTTCTTTTACCACCTTTTTTATAATATTGTCTTAATTTATCGTACTTTTTTATAACTCAATTATTAGTGTTTATTCAATTAAAAACCGTTCTTAAAGAAGGACAACAGTGTTCTGTGCTAGTTTTTATAAAATTATATGTTGACTTTATACCAAAAAACTTTTTGTCATATTTTTGTAAAAAAGCGTTAGAAAAATTTTTGAATTTTTGGTTATCCACGAATTTAAAATAATACTTATGTCTTGATCTTTCTCTTGTTTTTAAACTAGCGTGTTTAAATTCATAAGTTCCGAAACTATTTGTATTCCTCTTTATTTCTCTACTTAGGGTCGAAACACTTCGCTCGATTAATCTCGAAATCCTACGAAGAGAATAATTTAACTTTAAATAATTTTCAATAATTATTCTTTCATTATCTGTTAAATGGTTATATTTTTTTATTGTATAATTCATATGAGTTCCGTTCCGTTCCAATGGAACTTTTTCTTTTTTAATTAATATAAAAAATTCAAGTTCCACATCTAAATTTTACTTTAAACGTGTTGCACTTGAATTTTCAATTTAGGAAGATGGGTTTGCCCCATCTTTTTTATCCTAATATTCCGTTTTTTATTTGCGGATTTGAAGACATTTCCTTCATTTGTTTAGACATGCGTTCAAAATCATTAACTAACATATTAAATTCTCTTGGAGATCTTCCTGAACCTTTTATTATTCTATCTTTACGGCTTGAATTTTTTAAAAGTTTAGGATTCTTTTTTTCTAGTTCAGTCATTGAATTTATTAAATATGTATAAATTTTGAATTTTTTTTCTGCTTCCTCGATTTTTTCATCACTTACTTTATCAGCCATACCAGGTATTAATTTTAGGATACTTTTCATCTTCCCTAATTTTTTGATTTGAGCAAGAGAATTCATAAGATCATTTAAATCAAATTTTCCACTAATCATCTTATAGCCGATTTTTTTCATCATTTTTTCATCAACTTCCTCTGAAGCTTTTTCAATTAATGATAAAACATCGCCCATTCCTAAGATTCTATCAGCCATACGGTCTGGATAGAATAACTCTAATCCTGTTATTTTTTCGCTAACCCCAATGAAGGCGATAGGAACTCTTAAAAGATGAGTAATACTTAAAGCCGCTCCACCACGTGCATCCGAATCCAATTTCGTGATTATTGTACCGCTTAAATTTAGTTCTTCGTGAAACTTTTTAGCGGTATTAATAACATCTTGTCCACTCATAGAGTCAACTATTAAAAATATATAATCTGGTTTTGTTTGAGCTTTTATTAGTTTTAATTCATCCATTAATTGCTCATCAATAGCCAATCTACCAGCAGTATCGATAATGACTAGATCATTTTTGTGTTCCTCAGCAGCTTTTATTGCATCTTTTGCAATTAAAAGCGCATCATTCTCCTTCTTAGTAAAGAAATCTGTTTGTGTTTGTTTTGCAAGCTGTTCTAATTGATCTCTAGCAGCTGGTCTATAAATATCATCACCTACTAATAATGGTTTTTTAAAAATTCCCTTTTTTCTAAAGTATACAGCTAATTTTGCGGAAGTTGTTGTCTTACCTGAACCCTGTAAACCTACCATCATTATTTTTGTTGGATATGATTTTGGTTTAATTTCAATTGTTTGTTTTCCTAGTATATTTGTTAATTCATCTTTAAAAATTTTTAATACTGTTTGTTGTTGGTTTAGCTTTCCTATTATTTGACTATTCAACGCTTTTTCTTTAACTTCTTTTATAAAAGATTTAACAACTTCTAAATTAACGTCTGCCTCGAGTAATGCAAGTTTAACTTCTCTTAATATTTCTAAAATATCTTCTTCATTTATCGATAATTTTTTATTTATTTTATCGATAGATTTTTGAATTCTTTTTTGTATAAAATCTAACATGTATTTATTATATATAATAAATTTTAAAAAAAACAAAAGTGCCTGCAAAGACACTTCTTAAATTAAAGTTTAGCAATATGAGGGCATCGTTAGTATTCTAAAGCCATAAATCATTCCAATTATTATTCCGATTAAAGCTAATAATCCAAATATAACACTGATAATTATTACGATATTTCTTTTTTTCTTTGTCATAATTAAACTCTCTTCATTTCTAATGCAAATTCTACTTTTATAGTCTTCTCAGTGATTAAATTCTTAATTTCCAGAGATGATTTTTTGTTTTTATAATCAACAATTAAATTTAACATGTATTTAGGTTTTTGATTTTTAATAAAAATATGTTCAGTTATTAATTGTTTTGTATCACTATTAAAAACTTGACTTTGTTGTTTTTGAATTAATCTTCTATTGTTTTGATATCACATAATATTGTTTTCATTTTTTGTTATAAAACTATTGCCGTCTAAATCATTATTTTCAATAAATTCCATCAAAATGTCATTAAATAAATCTTTATTTATCTTTAACGTTACTGAAAAATAATCATCTTGATTTATATTTTTAATTTGGCATTTTTCATGTATTTTATTAAACACAAAATAAAATACATCATCTTCTTTTGTACTCTTAGAAATTTGCTTCGATTTTAAGGCACTTTCATTTAATGAAAAATACTTTTGTGCTTCTTCATTTAGCTTTGTTATTTTTGAATCGAACTCATAATTTTCTTTTTCATATTCTTTAGGCAAAAAAGGCTTTGTAAATGTATTGTAATCGTGTATTGCTATTCCGCCAAAATAAATTCCTAAAATTGCACTCGGAATCAAAACACCCGATAATGTTCCAAATAAAATTTTTTTATTTCTTTTATTCATATATTTTCCCTTTCTTACATTGCTATATATTAATTTTATTGTTAACATTCGTTTTTTTTTTTTTTTTAAAAACAAAAGAAAAAAAACAC contains:
- the ftsZ gene encoding cell division protein FtsZ — encoded protein: MGNIENFNSVATIKVIGVGGGGNNSIQSLLDTKIDGLEFVVANTDKQVLDRFDKSLTLQLGDKRGIGAGANPEVGKKAAEHSIHEIKEKIKNANLVVITAGMGGGTGTGAAPVIAKVAKEQGSLVIAIVTTPFDFEGGKRIRVAKDGLEELKKYVDSYVVISNDKLIEKYGDISFRDAFKYSDNIVKQFIRTIVDIIAVPGFINLDLADLETLIKNCGETVIGIGDGNGDNAAQKAMLKAINSPILESSIKGITKAIVYFTSSNKLSLKDFKKAIDELKSVAGQNIDIIFGVGSPVNENSEKLGEIYVSVIATGIKQKAENNDFQLTENKFKENYASIEETSDFLTKFPNEKIEISSLELSDFNDDDSNDSICKNFRN
- the ylqF gene encoding ribosome biogenesis GTPase YlqF produces the protein MIHWFPGHMAKQFRLLQEKQKLFDLFIVVMDARLPKSSFNEEIFKIINNKPILFVFNKADKANLVKLKSFISKYEKRGQVVITNLKNKDGYKKINTALNNEYQKFKLKNDAKGKLTPALKCVVLGVPNVGKSTLINTMSKTKSTKVGAIAGITRSEQWINCKNYMLLDTPGLLMPKIESDEVGAKLAIVGSIRQEAIDLNELIVALYCLISKYYPEKLVEINLKPTKNEEEIFDNLSEYARLNNLLLKNGVLDIKKGINQLINYFKNLDNVIFDIYEENK
- a CDS encoding 16S rRNA (uracil(1498)-N(3))-methyltransferase encodes the protein MYKFFCESKENDYFILDEETQKHLKVIRIKEQNFLINYNNDFYLCNFVFPNKAVIKEKLDINNELDFEIIVALPFIKQNHFEIALQKCVELGATQIIPFVSKYTDKSNINFETKKNRYQKIILEASQQSFRNKIPKLENVLNYEEILNINIKNKILAYENKKDNKLKVIKEDTLLIVGPEGGFSNEEIEKAIDKNVSIVSLTKTILRTETAIIYMLSKII
- the rpsO gene encoding 30S ribosomal protein S15, whose protein sequence is MVSKIRKSELVKQFGRNDKDTGYLPVQIAILTEDIESLKKHFAVNKKDLHSMRGFMAKVNHRKALLNHLKSEDYALYQATIKALNIRK
- the rsmH gene encoding 16S rRNA (cytosine(1402)-N(4))-methyltransferase RsmH; translated protein: MIEKHIPVLLNEVIDSLDIKPNGIYLDLTLGRAGHSKKILEKIKENGSGLLIAFDKDIEAINESRPILEKISNSFKIIKSDFRYLKEHLESNNIKKVDGILADLGVSSPQLDKIERGFSYSQNTKLDMRMDLDSTLDANEIINNWDEEKIAKILYEYGDVKLYKLVAKSIVQNRPINTSFQLNEIIKKALPAKVIRQKNPSKAVFQAIRIAVNDELNALDELLNQLSDLLNINGKIAIITFHSKEDAKVKKFFQNLNYKDPKLKKLPIQDDLKWKQKIIFPGEIELQNNKRSHSAKLRVITKIG
- a CDS encoding SGNH/GDSL hydrolase family protein — encoded protein: MAVKEETKFKIKYVALGDAFSAGYNSKIGFPTNGFLDNNNEINGLCYPSNLATLFKNDNNFELDSFYNFSFLNGSINFLKAIYSNDKKMLKKMSNKLDLIQSVDWLSSNIFKGYFSNFLKDWNINNNDFNFFLKKIKEANLITLSAGFYDFWKNLPFNEIISLHKFRNEVKDEVIKEIKIKIDSLQVSIQNNLIDLINWIKEINRNAKIIITNYPPLLLNLKTVINSFINVDNNEFDIYNFLLESLEKIVKLSAKKTQVDFIDINDADYWNQNKEYLFESIFSIYPTEKGYKKIAFDIYTKLFINDKKLLNDFNNITFKKSYISDKAYWIKEQKDYIPISETTDNIFLFKNIYGNNKNEKIFSPNPTELKLLNNLNSGTKISDFISLFIRYKKFLISDISKKIISNKFKKSEETYDSIEKILDFLNNEQRSKEAILILLKNQKIDNILYIIEKSLANKYFVDNQSIDFNLIKKETSQIFKKEQNLVYDVLKYFFSSSLIKESKHDIKDIFKLLVNDSLNTTFLTYLFNIKNNKKFKKIKKYLSSLNSFNELLDFFIESLINHSDIYLKLNNFDELWKYFIVKNKYNLLHLFDKMFLELTDDEKIEETVDFFIQAIKSSIRLEFETKDYKNLKNSIKNIFIIFKNNPKYLNNIFLKFLDNIKNFSLYNMIFQLKSRTKKAFKVSNFISLNIFFISGLKILKNALVIKKIIKKYIV
- a CDS encoding tRNA (cytidine(34)-2'-O)-methyltransferase gives rise to the protein MINIILYQPEISPNTANIIRTTFAGKAKLHIIKPIAFDLHPHWLKRKAAGHFLSEIQHEIHDNYQRFVEKYHDKNIFYITRYGLHNYAEINYNELLKSDKEIWIMFGTESTGIPKKIMQNKIENCLRIPMNPECRSLNLANSVAIVLYEILRQNNFSNLSLFEVQKGKDFILKKD
- a CDS encoding IS30 family transposase → MNYTIKKYNHLTDNERIIIENYLKLNYSLRRISRLIERSVSTLSREIKRNTNSFGTYEFKHASLKTRERSRHKYYFKFVDNQKFKNFSNAFLQKYDKKFFGIKSTYNFIKTSTEHCCPSLRTVFNWINTNNWVIKKYDKLRQYYKKGGKRTASVIKRLVKSADYVFPIWTRPKSIDLRLEFGHWEADLVLGKRANGYNNVLTLTERKTRIGFAKIIQSKSPNIINSELKKIIRDNELEVKTITVDNGIEFEKIGILARWLNIKIYRAEPYASFQRGSNEHWNGILRREFKKGFNFNTITQEKLDSVVKQINNMTREILNWKTPLQTYLEYIK
- the rpsI gene encoding 30S ribosomal protein S9, with protein sequence MANKIRYYGLGRRKSSVARVYLIPGKGNFVINGKEAKQYLNSDILLKDALSPFAVTETVNQFDVFANVNGGGLTGQAGAIRLGIARGLLEASNNEYRNKLKDAGFLTRDARVKERKKFGLRKARRARQFSKR
- the rplM gene encoding 50S ribosomal protein L13; amino-acid sequence: MRQTTIIRKELVDKKWYIIDAANVPLGRLSTLVASILRGKNKPTFTPNVDMGDNVVVINAKDVLLTAKKDEKKIYYHHTGYPGGLKQITAAGLRAKKPELLVEKAVRGMLPHTKLGRKQFKNLYVYANAEHKQVSQQPTLIEVK